In a single window of the Hippocampus zosterae strain Florida chromosome 6, ASM2543408v3, whole genome shotgun sequence genome:
- the gtf2h2 gene encoding general transcription factor IIH subunit 2 isoform X1 codes for MSTLKKWTGDENTLLDLGALSDLRISIIMDEEPERTKRWEGGYERTWEILKEDESGSLKATVEEILFQSKRERVIKSSGQIRLGMMRHLFVVIDCSRSMEDQDLKPNRLSATLKLMEAFVDEYFDQNPISQVGIIITKNKRAEKLTDLSGNPKKHIAVLKKAVDTVCLGEPSLYNSLNLALQTLKHMPGHTSREILIILSSLTTCDPANIYEMIQTMKSLKVRVSVIGLSAEVRVCTMLTRETGGSYHVILDESHFKELLLTLHVKPPPASSSSECSLIRMGFPQHTFSSLTDQNAKPSFSMALLDGTNDPGLSLGGYLCPQCNAKYMELPVECKVCGLTLVSAPHLARSFHHLFPLHMFIETPVETLPEKRFCGSCQGELKDKTMFTCPSCHSVFCVECDHFIHDTLHCCPGCVHSQRSP; via the exons ATGAGCACGCTCAAGAAATGGACAGGAGATGAAAACACACTCTTGGATTTAGGCGCTTTGTCGGATT tgagaATATCAATCATAATGGATGAAGAACCAGAGAGAACTAAACGCTGGGAAGGTGGTTATGAGAGGACATG ggaAATTTTGAAAGAGGATGAATCGGGATCACTCAAAGCCACAGTTGAGGAGATCCTGTTCCAGTCCAAAAGGGAAAG GGTAATAAAAAGCTCTGGCCAAATAAGACTTGGTATG ATGCGGCATCTTTTTGTGGTGATTGACTGTTCTAGAAGTATGGAGGATCAAGACTTAAAACCAAACCGCCTAAGTGCAACTCTAAAG CTGATGGAAGCTTTTGTTGATGAATATTTTGATCAGAATCCCATCAGCCAG GTGGGAATTATCATTACAAAGAATAAAAGAGCCGAGAAGCTCACTGACCTATCAG GGAACCCAAAGAAGCATATTGCTGTTTTGAAGAAAGCAGTGGACACTGTGTGTCTTGGAGAGCCATCCCTGTACAATTCCCTGAACCTGGCCTTACAGACCCTGAA acacATGCCTGGACACACAAGTCGGGAGATTTTGATCATCCTCAGCAGCCTTACCACGTGCGACCCAGCCAACATCTATGAGATGATTCAG ACCATGAAATCATTGAAGGTGCGAGTGTCTGTAATCGGCCTTTCTGCGGAGGTTCGGGTGTGTACCATGTTGACCAGGGAGACTGGTGGGTCGTACCATGTCATCTTGGATGAGAGCCATTTCAAAGAACTGCTGCTGACGCTGCATGTGAAACCTCCCCCTGCCAGCTCCTCATCTGAATGCTCTTTAATACGGATGG GGTTTCCCCAGCATACCTTCAGCTCTCTGACTGACCAGAATGCCAAACCCTCTTTCAGCATGGC TCTGTTAGATGGCACCAATGATCCAGGTCTCTCTCTGGGAGGATACTTGTGTCCGCAGTGCAATGCTAAGTACATGGAGCTTCCAGTGGAATGTAAAGTCTGTG GTTTGACTCTTGTGTCGGCCCCACACCTCGCCAGATCCTTTCACCACCTCTTTCCCCTACACATGTTCATTGAAACACCAGTTGAAACCCTCCCAGAAAAAAG GTTCTGTGGGTCTTGTCAAGGAGAATTAAAAGATAAAACG ATGTTCACCTGCCCATCCTGTCACAGTGTCTTTTGTGTCGAGTGTGATCATTTCATTCATGACACACTCCACTGCTGCCCTGGGTGTGTTCACAGTCAGCGCAGCCCTTAA
- the gtf2h2 gene encoding general transcription factor IIH subunit 2 isoform X2, with protein sequence MDEEPERTKRWEGGYERTWEILKEDESGSLKATVEEILFQSKRERVIKSSGQIRLGMMRHLFVVIDCSRSMEDQDLKPNRLSATLKLMEAFVDEYFDQNPISQVGIIITKNKRAEKLTDLSGNPKKHIAVLKKAVDTVCLGEPSLYNSLNLALQTLKHMPGHTSREILIILSSLTTCDPANIYEMIQTMKSLKVRVSVIGLSAEVRVCTMLTRETGGSYHVILDESHFKELLLTLHVKPPPASSSSECSLIRMGFPQHTFSSLTDQNAKPSFSMALLDGTNDPGLSLGGYLCPQCNAKYMELPVECKVCGLTLVSAPHLARSFHHLFPLHMFIETPVETLPEKRFCGSCQGELKDKTMFTCPSCHSVFCVECDHFIHDTLHCCPGCVHSQRSP encoded by the exons ATGGATGAAGAACCAGAGAGAACTAAACGCTGGGAAGGTGGTTATGAGAGGACATG ggaAATTTTGAAAGAGGATGAATCGGGATCACTCAAAGCCACAGTTGAGGAGATCCTGTTCCAGTCCAAAAGGGAAAG GGTAATAAAAAGCTCTGGCCAAATAAGACTTGGTATG ATGCGGCATCTTTTTGTGGTGATTGACTGTTCTAGAAGTATGGAGGATCAAGACTTAAAACCAAACCGCCTAAGTGCAACTCTAAAG CTGATGGAAGCTTTTGTTGATGAATATTTTGATCAGAATCCCATCAGCCAG GTGGGAATTATCATTACAAAGAATAAAAGAGCCGAGAAGCTCACTGACCTATCAG GGAACCCAAAGAAGCATATTGCTGTTTTGAAGAAAGCAGTGGACACTGTGTGTCTTGGAGAGCCATCCCTGTACAATTCCCTGAACCTGGCCTTACAGACCCTGAA acacATGCCTGGACACACAAGTCGGGAGATTTTGATCATCCTCAGCAGCCTTACCACGTGCGACCCAGCCAACATCTATGAGATGATTCAG ACCATGAAATCATTGAAGGTGCGAGTGTCTGTAATCGGCCTTTCTGCGGAGGTTCGGGTGTGTACCATGTTGACCAGGGAGACTGGTGGGTCGTACCATGTCATCTTGGATGAGAGCCATTTCAAAGAACTGCTGCTGACGCTGCATGTGAAACCTCCCCCTGCCAGCTCCTCATCTGAATGCTCTTTAATACGGATGG GGTTTCCCCAGCATACCTTCAGCTCTCTGACTGACCAGAATGCCAAACCCTCTTTCAGCATGGC TCTGTTAGATGGCACCAATGATCCAGGTCTCTCTCTGGGAGGATACTTGTGTCCGCAGTGCAATGCTAAGTACATGGAGCTTCCAGTGGAATGTAAAGTCTGTG GTTTGACTCTTGTGTCGGCCCCACACCTCGCCAGATCCTTTCACCACCTCTTTCCCCTACACATGTTCATTGAAACACCAGTTGAAACCCTCCCAGAAAAAAG GTTCTGTGGGTCTTGTCAAGGAGAATTAAAAGATAAAACG ATGTTCACCTGCCCATCCTGTCACAGTGTCTTTTGTGTCGAGTGTGATCATTTCATTCATGACACACTCCACTGCTGCCCTGGGTGTGTTCACAGTCAGCGCAGCCCTTAA